The genomic stretch GTCGAGCTTTTCCATCGCCGGCGTCGTACGCGACCGCTCGGGCGCGACGCGAGGACAAATGGATCCCAGCTTGCGCTGGGAAGGTGGGGGTGCGTCCCGGCTTGCGCTGGGAAGGTGGGCGTGGATCCCAGCTTGCGCTGGGACGGTAGGGGTGGTGCTGGCACTCACTCCTACCTCTAATCGTCCGCAGCTCTTCCTCCGTGTTTCCTCCGTGAACCTCCGTGTCGAGCTTTTCCATCGCCGGCGTCGTACGCGACCGCTCGGGCGCGACGCGAGGACAAATGGATCCCAGCTTGCGCTGGGAAGGTGGGGGTGCGTCCCGGCTTGCGCTGGGAAGGTGAGCGTGGGTCCCAGCTTGCGCTGGGACGGTGGGGGGTGGTGCTGGAACTCACTCGTGCCTCTAATCGTCCGCAGCACTCCCTCCGTGTGTCCTCCGCGTTTCCTCCGTGGACCTCCGTGTCGAGCTTTTCCATCGCCGGCGTCGTACGCGACCGCTCGGGCGCGACGCGAGGACAAATGGATCCCAGCTTGCGCTGGGAAGGTTGGGGTGCGTCCCGGCTTGCGCTGGGAAGGTGAGCGTGGGTCCCAGCTTGCGCTGGGACGGTGGGGGGTGGATCCCAGCTTGCGCTGGGAAGGTGGGCGTGGATCCCGGCTTTCGGCGGGACGGTGGCCGGTGGTTCTGGCACCCCTAGTGCCTCGCAGCGTGCGCGGCGACGGCGGACGCCCCTACCCCGCGAGAATCCGTTGCACCTGGTCCAGCTCGATCAGGAACGCGTCGTGACCGCAGGGTGAGGTGATCTCGCGGTAGTCGGCGTTCACCCCCGCGCCGCGGTACGCGGCCACCCACGCGCGCACTTCGCCCGCGGCGTAGAGGATGTCGGTATCGACTCCCACGCCGGTCACTCGGCGCACGCGCCGTGCGGTTTCGGCGGCAGCTTGCCCGTAATCGCCAACGGAGTGCGAGTCCATGGCGTGAGTCAGGAGCACGTAGCTCCTGGCATCGAAGCGCTCGACGAGCTTCTCGCCGTGACGCCGCAGGTAGCGGTCGACCTGGAAGTCGTTGGTGACAGGGTGCCGTGCTCGAGCGAAGCGCTCGTCGAACTCGACCTTCGAGCGGTAGGTGATCATCGCGATGGCCCGCGCCGCGGCGAGTCCGGCGGCCGGCGGGTCGTCGGGCCGCGGAGACCCGTCGCGCCAGCGGGGATCGGCCTCGATGGCCATGCGCTGCGCCACGTTCCAGGCAATCGCCTGGGGCGAGGTGCGCGCCGGCGCGGCGAAGACGACCAGGTGGTCGATGGGCATGGGCGAGAGGCGTCCCAGCTGCAACGCGACCATCCCTCCCAGCGAGGCCCCCGTGACCAGCGCGAGGCGCTCCACGCCAAGCGCCTGCAGCGCACACACCTGCGCACGCGCCAGGTCGGCCGTCGTCAGGCGCGGGAAGGAGATCCCGTCATCAAACGGCGGCGTGCAGGGCCCGCTCGAACCGTAGCAGCTCCCGAGCAGGTTCATCGCCACCGCCGGACGCTGCGTGGTGTCGAGCGGCTGCCCTGGGCCAATCACCCCTTCCCACCAGCGATCGGCGTCGGCGCTCCCGGTGAGCGCGTGGATCACCAGCGACCACCCCTCCTGGCGCCCCAGGGCCGGATCGCCCCACGTGCGCACGCGCACACGCGCCTGCGGGATGGTCTGGCCCCCCTCGGTGCGGAAGTCGCCGAGCAGGACGTCGAGCGTCTCGGTTGCAATTGGTTCGTGGATCATGGAAGGCTCCTCGACCAGGCGCCGGTGCGACGCGCCACGACCGCGCGCCACGACAGCGCGCCGCACCGGTACCGGCGCTCGCTACCGCGCCGCCCCCGCCAGCGCCGGCGCGTCGCTCGTGGTGGCCGCGCCTAACGCCTGGTCCAGATCGGCGATCAGGTCGTCGATGTGCTCCAGCCCCACCGAAAGCCGGATGAGCTCCGGCGTCACACCGCTCGCACGCTGCTGCTCGGGCGTGAGCTGCTCGTGCGTCGTCGAGGCGGGGTGGATGACGAGCGACTTCGCATCGCCGACGTTGGCGAGCAACGAGAACAGCTTCGTGCGATCGATTAGCGCACGCGCCGCCGCGTGCCCCCCCTTCACCCCGAAGGTGAGCACGCCACCGAATCCTCCCTTGAGGTAGCGCACCGCGTTCCGGTGCTCGGGGTGCGACTCCAACCCGGGATACGACACCCACTCCACGCGCGGGTCCTGCTGCAGCCAGCGCGCCACGGCGAGCGCGTTCTCCGAGTGGCGCTGGATGCGTAGCGGAAGCGTCTCCAGCCCCTGCAGGAAGAGGAAGGCGTTGAACGGCGAGAGCGCCGGCCCCAGGTCGCGTAGCAGTTGCACGCGCAGCTTGATGATGAAGGCCAGCGCACCGAACGCCTGCGTGTAGACGAGGCCATGATACGACGGATCGGGCGCGGAGAACTCGGGGAAGCGCTTGCGCGCCTGCTCGCTCGCCCAGTCGAACTTCCCCGCGTCGACGACGATGCCACCAATCGACGTCCCGTGCCCGCCGATCCACTTGGTCGCCGAGTGGACCACGATGTCAGCGCCGTGGTCGATGGGGCGCGCGAGGGTTGCGGCACCAAACGTGTTGTCGACGACGAGCGGGAGCCCGGCCTGGTGCGCCAGCGCCGCCAGTGCCTCGAAGTCGGGGACGTCGAGGCGCGGGTTGCCGATCGTCTCGACGTAGACGGCACGCGTGCGATCGTCGATGGCCGCGCGCACCGCCGCGAGGTCGTGGATGTCGACGAAGGTGGTCCGGATCCCCCACTTGGGGAGCGTGTAGGCCAGGAGGTTGTAGGTCCCGCCGTAGAGCGTGCGCGAAGCGACGATGTTGTCGCCGGCGCGTGCCAGGTTGAGGATCGTCAGCGCCTCGGCCGCCTGTCCGCTGGCCACCGCCAGCGCCGCCGCCCCACCCTCGAGCGCGGCCACGCGCTTCTCGAAGACATCGTTGGTGGGGTTCATGATGCGCGTGTAGATGTTTCCGAACTCGCGCAGGCCGAAGAGGTTCGCCGCATGTTCCGTCGAGTTGAAGACGTAGCTCGACGTGGCGTAGATGGGGACGGCGCTGGCGTTCGTGGCGGGGTCGGGCGCCTGCCCGGCGTGGATGGCGTCGGTCTCGGGACGGTACGACATGCGGAAGCTCCTCGACGGCGATGACAAGTCTCCCCTGCGCACCGTGCGCAAGGGACTCGATGATGAGAGGAGCGCCGATTGTCGGGAGTCCCGCCAAACGAAAAACGCCCCTCGGCACTAAGCGCGAGAGGCGTTCCCTCGGCGCTTTAGCTCTTTGGTTCGGGCTGGTGCCCCGGCGGGAGCAAGTGGCCATAAATCCATCCGCCGTGATCCTAGAGTATCCGGTCGACCTCCGTGCGTCAAGTGGGGACGACGCGAGGGGGGCATGCCCGACGCGTCGTCACCGGAGGCCGCTATGGCCTTCGCAGCGCCTCCCGGATTGCCGGCTCCACCAGCGACGCCATCAATCGATAGCCCGCCTCGTTAGGATGCACGCCGTCGTTGGCCAGATCCTCCTTCATCCCCTGTCGCGCATCGGCCATTGGCGTGTGATAGTCGAGGTACACCGCGCCATGGCTCGCGGCGTATCGCTTGATCCACGCGTTGAGCGCCACGATCCTGGGCGCCGGCTGCAATCCAGGCTTCCATGGATAGTCCCACACCGGAAGGACCGACGACAACACGACCTTGATCCCGTTGGCGCGGGCCACCTCCGCCATCGACGCCAGGTTGTCCTCGATCATCTCCAGCGTGGAGGGGCCGGTGTTGCCAGCGATGTCGTTCGTCCCGGCCAGGATCACGACGACGGCGGGCTTGAGCGCCACGACGTCCTGCCGGAAGCGGACGAGCATCTGCGGCGTGGTCTGCCCGCCGATTCCGCGCCCTACATACGGCTTGCCGGGGAAGAGCGTGGGGAACAACGGCGCCCATCCCTCGGTGATGGAGTTGCCCATGAAGACCACGCGTCGCTCGCCGGACTTGGGAGCGCCAAGCGCCGCGTTCTCATCGCGGTAGCGCGCGAGGTTGGCCCAGTCGTTGTGGACGCGCTCTTCGTCTGTCATGCGCTTGGGGGTGGAGGGCGCCGCGGCGGGACGCGCCTGAGCTTCGGCCGGCGCGGCAGCGAGCGCGACCCAGGCGAGCGCGACCCAGGCAAGCGCGACACAGGCGGCCGCCACGGCGAGTGCGCGCGTGGGGCAGATGAAGCGGATGGTGCGCACGACGATGGCGATACGAACGGGTGCAGGCATATGAAGGAGTCGACGATCGTCTGGAAACACTCGCGTTGCAGCCGACGGCCTGTCCAGCCGCTGCAAAGACAGCCCGCTCGGCCGTTGGCCGCCCAACAAACGGCCCGCTCGGCAGCGCGGCCGCCCGTGCGACAGCGAACAGACCGCGCCGCGCGGCGGGATCGCCGAGAGCCCGCTGGCGAGCGTCCCCAAGCTGTCGGCGCCGGCGACCGCTCGACAGGGGCGCCGCCCCCATCCATCGCCGCACCCTCGAGCGGACAATCCCGATGAGAATGCAACTCAGGCCCTCGGGGGTACGTAGTATTCTCCGAGAGCTACCCTACCCCATGTTCTCCACCTGCATCTTCTGCAACAAGCCGCTCGGTCGCAACGAGTCGATCGAGTCGTTCCCCGTGGGCGAGCGCCTCGCCTTCGATCCCGCGCGCGGGCGACTCTGGGTCGTCTGCCGCTCGTGCGAGCGCTGGAACCTCTCCCCGCTCGAGGAGCGCTGGGAGGCGATCGAGGAGGCCGAGCGCCTGTATCGCGACACGCGCCGCCGCGTGTCGACCGACAACATCGGCCTGGCCAAGCTCGCCGCGGGAACCACGCTGGTGCGTATCGGTGAGCCGCAGCGCCCGGAGTTCGCGGCCTGGCGCTACGGCGACCAGTTCGGCCGGCGCCGCAATCGCCAGTTGCTCATTGCCGGGGGCGGCGTGGCCGCGCTCGCTGGGCTCATCGCCGGCGGCGCGGCGGCCGGCGTCGCCATAGGCGGCTTTGGCTACCTGTGGGCCCAGGCAGGGCGCTTCGTGATTCACGGCTCGCCGCAGACGGTGGTCGCGCGCGTCCGTACGAATCACAACGGCGTGGTGGATGTGCGACGCCGCCACCTGGCCGAGTCTTCGATCAACCCGGCCAGCGACGGCTCGCTCGAGTTGCACCTGCGCTTCAAGAATGGCGCGGAGTCGTTCACGGGCCCGGAGGCGGAGCGCGTGGCGTCGATCATCCTCCCCAAGGTCAACCGTTTCGGCGGCAAGAAGGAGGACGTGGCCCGCGCCGTCCAGCGGATCGAGTCGGCGGGGAGTTCGGAGCGCTACCTGCGAGATGCCAGCCGCCAGGCGCAAGGCCTCATTGCCTCGATGACCGCCGGCGTCTCCCCGCGCAAGGTCAAGTCGCGACAGCAGCAGTTCAACAAGTACGGACTCTTCTCCCTTCCCGCACCGCAGCGCCTGGCGCTGGAAATGGCGCTGCACGAGGAAGCGGAGCGCCGCGCGCTGGAGGGCGAGCTGGCGCAGCTCGAGCAGGCGTGGAAGGACGCGGAAGAAGTCGCGGCCATCGCCGACAACCTCCTGCTCCCCGTCTCGGTCGACGCAGAGTTCAAGCGGCTCAAGGGCGAGGAATAGGAGCGCCTGCAAGCGCGCGCGCCCTCCCCGCTATCCCGCGGGGAGGGCGCGCTGCTTTTCGCGGGTTGTTGCCCGGACGCTGCCCGGTCGCTGCCCCGGGACTGCCGCTGCGCTCAGTCCTCGTGGACGACGACACGCCCCTTGCCGCCCTGCTTGGCGGCGTAGAGTGCGCGATCGGCGCGCGCCGTGATCTCGGGGAGCGACAGGTGCGACCCGGCGCCTAACGCGACGCCAACGCTCGCCCCCACCTGCAGCTCCGTCCCATCCACCGGGATGGGCTGCGAACACGCGGCAATGATCTTGTTGGCCAGCGCGACCGCACCCGTGCGGTCAGTCACCCCCATCTGCACCACCGCGAACTCGTCACCACCGAGCCGAGCCACCAGGTCGTCGCGACGGACGAGGCTCGCCAGCCGGCGCGAGATCACACGCAGCACTTCGTCGCCTGCAGCATGTCCATAGGCGTCGTTCACCGGCTTGAAGCGATCGAGGTCGATGTAGTGAAAGGCCAGGGCACCGCCGGCGCGCCGACGGTCGAGCACGGGGCGCTCGAAGGCGGCTTGCAGGCGACGCCGGTTGGGGAGTTCAGTGAGCGCGTCCGTTTCCGCATCGTGGCGCAAGTGCTCCAGGCGCGAACGCTCCGTCAGGTCCTGCAGCGCGCCCACCACCAACACGCCGTGCCCCACCTCACGCGCGCGCACGGTGGCGCGCAGCGCGACGCGGAACGACTCGCCATCCAGCCGGATCCCTTGCACCTGGATGTCGAAGGAGGAGCCAATGGCGCGGGACGCCACCAGCGCGCGCACCCTCTCGCGATCGTCCGTGGCGAAGCGCGCGAGGAACTGGTGCAGCGACGACGGGACCTCGGTGTGGTGCACCATGTGGAAGATCGGGGCGAACATCTCGTCGAAGGCGAGCAGGTCATCGTCCGGATCGTACTCCCACGCCGTGACCGCCGCGATGCGTTGCAGGTGACGGAAACGGTCCTCGAGATCGTGCAACCGCTCCAGCTCCTGTCGCGCCCGCACCAACTCCCAGATGCGCCGCCCCACGAGCTGTACCGCCGCCACGTCCTCGTCGTCGTACGGCTCGTCCTTGTTCCCCACGCCGATCAGCAGCCGTACGCGCCCCCCCTCCTCGATGGGAACTCCCAGGTGCCGCTGCAGCTCGACGTGCCCCTTGGGAAGGCCGCGCCGACCCGCGGCGGCGGCGTAGTCGTTATGCACCACCGCGGCACGCGTGCGCACACTGTCGGCCCAGATGCCGGCCTCGGCCACAGGATAATGCCGGTCGTACACCGCGGTGCAGAGCTGCAGCGTGTCCGTCGACCAGGTCCCCAGCTCGATCGTCGCCTCGTCGGCATTGAGGAAGTGCAGGTACGCGATCGTGCTGCGCGTGGCCCGCTGCGCCACGTTGGCGCCGCTGCGGATGATCTCGCGCTGCGTGCTTTCCCAGCCGATGGCGGCGAGTTCCGCCAGCGCCTCGAGGCGGGCCTTGGAGCGATGTGGGGAGATGGCGTCGGGGAGCGTCATGGAGCGCGGGCGCCGGGGGAAGGACTTCCAATGAGAAGTATCGCCAGCTGCGCCCCGTCTCGCATGTCGGGGTTCCCCCCGAATCGCTGCCAAGCCGTGACAACTCCGCCCCGCGGCTCCATCTTTCCAGTTCCCTTCGCGCTCCCGCCCGCCAGAAAATCGCTCCACATCCCCGAGCAGTTGGAGGTTTCATGCGTCGCTTCGTGCTCGCCGTCACCAACGCTCTCGCCCTCACCACTGCCCTCCTCCTCGGCGCCTCGTCGCTCGTGCGCGCGCAGGCGGGTGAGGCGCTCATCAAGCAACTCGGCGCATCGATCGCCGTCCCCAATCCAACTTTTCCCGCCGACAAGTCGCTCACGTATCGCATTGCCTGGAACGTGACCGATGCGCCGGAGAAGCCCGCGGAGATCGCGCCCGGCTTCCGCCGCCCGGCCAACTTCCTCACCATGACCGACGCCGAGGGCGTGCCGCGCGGCCAGGTGCACCTCGCGATCATCGTCTATGGGCCGGCCACCAAGTCGCTCCAGCTCAACGCGCACTACAAGGCGGCAACCAGCGCCGACAATGCCAGCATTCCACTGCTGGAGGCGCTGAACCAGGCGGGGGTGCAGGTCATCGTTTGCGGACAGGCACTCGCGCACCTCAAGATCCAGCGCGAGCAGCTCCTTCCGTTCGTGAAGGTGGCCACCTCGGCCACGATGGCGCGCGCAACGCTGGCGGCGCAGGGCTACTCGACGTTCGCGCAGTAGACACAGACGCTTCCCACGTTTGGAACGTCCGGCGGTGTGCGTGCCGCGCGCGGCGCCGCCTATTGCACCACGAAGACCACGGCGGTGCGCCCCGGGATGGTGAACCGTCCGCTCACCGCATCCACGCGCGCCCTGGCGGCACGCCGGTCGGCGGCGCGCACGCCGCGGTGTACGGGATGGAGCATCCAACGCTTGCGCGCATCCTCCGGCACCGTGAGCCGCTTCTCGTCAGGCGAGACGTTGATGAGGTACAGGACCTCGCGGAATCGCGCCCCGGAGTAGCCGGCGCCGTCGAGATGCACCGCGAAGACGGTCGGATCCTGCGACGGCCCCGTGTTTCGGAACTGCAGGCGCTGCTGCACGTCGGCGGTTGAGCGCAGGCGAAAGAGAGTGGAACTCGACCGTATGCGGAGCAGGTCCAGCGCGGCATCACGCGTCCAGCGAATGTCCACCGGGCGCGGCGCAATCGACGTGTCGGCCAGCACCGGGCGCATCACGGGCCAGTCACCCTCGCTGCGATGCGCCGGCGGGAGCCCGGAGCCAAAGCCGTTACTCGTCAGGCTCCAATCGAGGCGATTGAACCAGTCGCCAGAGTCGAACGAGTCCTTGTCCAGCGACTTGGAGCGGAGGATCTCGATCCCTGCGTGCAGGTAGGCAATCCCCTGGCTCAGCGCGACGAAGGCGATGCCCAGCAGCTGCACGCGCGCGCGCTCCTCGCGTGACGTACCGCGCGGGAGGCGCAGCGCACCCAGGTCGAAGAGGGTGAGGTTGTCGTGATTCTCGACGTAGTTCACCACTTCGCCCGGCTCCTGCGCGTAGCCCGCCGGTTGCCCGGCGTATTCGTACGCCGACATGGCACGCGTGACGCCGTCGCTCCCTTGCAGCTGGGCGTCACGCAGCGTCCCCGCCAGTCCGATGCGCGCCAGGTCGGCGCTACGGCGCAGCTCCGCGCTGCGATCGCGCGGCTCGGTGCTCCCGTTGGGGGCATAGTGCAGTCCGTTGAGCACCCCCTGGTTCTGCACCAGCGCCGCGCCGCCGTCGCAGCACCCGCCACCGCGCAGCGCGTCGCGCCCGCGGTCGCTGAACGTCGCGATCCCGCTGCCACCCAGCGATCGCTGCGACGCCTGCACAAAGCGCGCACCGTCGGCCACCTCGCCAAAGTTCCACCCCTCGCCCAGGAGCGGGATGTGCCGCCCGGCCGCCTCGTTCACCGCGAGCTGCAATGCCTCCATGGCCGCGCGCGGCTGGTGCCCCATGAGGTCGAAGCGGAACGAGTCGATACGGTAGTGCCGGGCCCACGTCGCCGCCGACTCGATCATCAGCTTCGCCATCATCGCGTGCTCGGTGGCCGTGTTCTCGCAGCAGGTGGAGTGCACGACCTTTCCGTCGCCATCCAGGCGGTGGTAGTAGCCGGGGACGATGCGGTCGAGCACCGCGCGCGCGTCCTGTCCAGCGGCAAAGGTGTGGTTGTACACCACGTCCATCCCGACGCGCAGCCCGGCGGCGTGCAGCGACTGGACCATCGCGCGGAACTCTCGCGTGCGTAGGAAGGGGTCGTCGGCGTCGGTGGCGTAGCTCCCTTCGGGGACGGTGTAGTGCCAGGGATCGTATCCCCAGTTGAAGCAGTCGCGTTCGCGCACCGCGCTCACGGCGCGCTGCTGCTCCTCGGCGTTTGGGGAGGCCGCCGGTATGACCGGCGTGACGCACCCCTTCTCGGGGACCGTGGAGAGGTCGTAGGCGGGGAGGAGATGAATGTCGGTAATGCCAGCCTGCCGCAACGCTCGCAGGTGGCGCATTCCCGCCGAGCGCGGCTCGGTGAAGGCGAGGTACTTGCCGCGCCAGGCGGCGCGCACGGTGGCATCGTTCGCCGAGAAGTCGCGGACGTGCAACTCGTAGACCGTGAGGTCGGTCGGGTCGGCGAGCGCACCTGGGCGTGGTGCGCTGCGCCAACCGACGGGCTGCGTGGCCAGGTCGTCGAGCGAGAGAAGGACGCTCGCCGCGGAGTTCGCGGTGAGTGCCACCGAGTAAGGATCGGTGACGCGATTGCGCACGATGCCGATTCCCGCGACAAGGACGTCGACCGCGTAGTGATATCGCGCGC from Gemmatimonadaceae bacterium encodes the following:
- the metX gene encoding homoserine O-acetyltransferase; the encoded protein is MIHEPIATETLDVLLGDFRTEGGQTIPQARVRVRTWGDPALGRQEGWSLVIHALTGSADADRWWEGVIGPGQPLDTTQRPAVAMNLLGSCYGSSGPCTPPFDDGISFPRLTTADLARAQVCALQALGVERLALVTGASLGGMVALQLGRLSPMPIDHLVVFAAPARTSPQAIAWNVAQRMAIEADPRWRDGSPRPDDPPAAGLAAARAIAMITYRSKVEFDERFARARHPVTNDFQVDRYLRRHGEKLVERFDARSYVLLTHAMDSHSVGDYGQAAAETARRVRRVTGVGVDTDILYAAGEVRAWVAAYRGAGVNADYREITSPCGHDAFLIELDQVQRILAG
- a CDS encoding O-acetylhomoserine aminocarboxypropyltransferase/cysteine synthase, whose product is MSYRPETDAIHAGQAPDPATNASAVPIYATSSYVFNSTEHAANLFGLREFGNIYTRIMNPTNDVFEKRVAALEGGAAALAVASGQAAEALTILNLARAGDNIVASRTLYGGTYNLLAYTLPKWGIRTTFVDIHDLAAVRAAIDDRTRAVYVETIGNPRLDVPDFEALAALAHQAGLPLVVDNTFGAATLARPIDHGADIVVHSATKWIGGHGTSIGGIVVDAGKFDWASEQARKRFPEFSAPDPSYHGLVYTQAFGALAFIIKLRVQLLRDLGPALSPFNAFLFLQGLETLPLRIQRHSENALAVARWLQQDPRVEWVSYPGLESHPEHRNAVRYLKGGFGGVLTFGVKGGHAAARALIDRTKLFSLLANVGDAKSLVIHPASTTHEQLTPEQQRASGVTPELIRLSVGLEHIDDLIADLDQALGAATTSDAPALAGAAR
- a CDS encoding SGNH/GDSL hydrolase family protein; translation: MTDEERVHNDWANLARYRDENAALGAPKSGERRVVFMGNSITEGWAPLFPTLFPGKPYVGRGIGGQTTPQMLVRFRQDVVALKPAVVVILAGTNDIAGNTGPSTLEMIEDNLASMAEVARANGIKVVLSSVLPVWDYPWKPGLQPAPRIVALNAWIKRYAASHGAVYLDYHTPMADARQGMKEDLANDGVHPNEAGYRLMASLVEPAIREALRRP
- a CDS encoding diguanylate cyclase; the encoded protein is MTLPDAISPHRSKARLEALAELAAIGWESTQREIIRSGANVAQRATRSTIAYLHFLNADEATIELGTWSTDTLQLCTAVYDRHYPVAEAGIWADSVRTRAAVVHNDYAAAAGRRGLPKGHVELQRHLGVPIEEGGRVRLLIGVGNKDEPYDDEDVAAVQLVGRRIWELVRARQELERLHDLEDRFRHLQRIAAVTAWEYDPDDDLLAFDEMFAPIFHMVHHTEVPSSLHQFLARFATDDRERVRALVASRAIGSSFDIQVQGIRLDGESFRVALRATVRAREVGHGVLVVGALQDLTERSRLEHLRHDAETDALTELPNRRRLQAAFERPVLDRRRAGGALAFHYIDLDRFKPVNDAYGHAAGDEVLRVISRRLASLVRRDDLVARLGGDEFAVVQMGVTDRTGAVALANKIIAACSQPIPVDGTELQVGASVGVALGAGSHLSLPEITARADRALYAAKQGGKGRVVVHED
- a CDS encoding DsrE family protein; translation: MRRFVLAVTNALALTTALLLGASSLVRAQAGEALIKQLGASIAVPNPTFPADKSLTYRIAWNVTDAPEKPAEIAPGFRRPANFLTMTDAEGVPRGQVHLAIIVYGPATKSLQLNAHYKAATSADNASIPLLEALNQAGVQVIVCGQALAHLKIQREQLLPFVKVATSATMARATLAAQGYSTFAQ
- a CDS encoding DUF3372 domain-containing protein, which gives rise to MARATPAQSPPPACPAVAADTLVRAARGDATARAYWLSATQLQWPGAPAEGRYALYRSRAAALRADVGSPVQGSDERIALGPDGAALPSAIASRFAFVPAGARLTLGDGARGVQGARLRDQLLLVREDAEGRVIAATGIQLPGALDDLYAAAAGVGDLGATLVADGRQGARVAVWAPTARAVTLCLSSPGASSEESAVALALDTVTGTWRARVDGDVRGARYHYAVDVLVAGIGIVRNRVTDPYSVALTANSAASVLLSLDDLATQPVGWRSAPRPGALADPTDLTVYELHVRDFSANDATVRAAWRGKYLAFTEPRSAGMRHLRALRQAGITDIHLLPAYDLSTVPEKGCVTPVIPAASPNAEEQQRAVSAVRERDCFNWGYDPWHYTVPEGSYATDADDPFLRTREFRAMVQSLHAAGLRVGMDVVYNHTFAAGQDARAVLDRIVPGYYHRLDGDGKVVHSTCCENTATEHAMMAKLMIESAATWARHYRIDSFRFDLMGHQPRAAMEALQLAVNEAAGRHIPLLGEGWNFGEVADGARFVQASQRSLGGSGIATFSDRGRDALRGGGCCDGGAALVQNQGVLNGLHYAPNGSTEPRDRSAELRRSADLARIGLAGTLRDAQLQGSDGVTRAMSAYEYAGQPAGYAQEPGEVVNYVENHDNLTLFDLGALRLPRGTSREERARVQLLGIAFVALSQGIAYLHAGIEILRSKSLDKDSFDSGDWFNRLDWSLTSNGFGSGLPPAHRSEGDWPVMRPVLADTSIAPRPVDIRWTRDAALDLLRIRSSSTLFRLRSTADVQQRLQFRNTGPSQDPTVFAVHLDGAGYSGARFREVLYLINVSPDEKRLTVPEDARKRWMLHPVHRGVRAADRRAARARVDAVSGRFTIPGRTAVVFVVQ